From Streptomyces sp. NBC_01754, a single genomic window includes:
- a CDS encoding SMP-30/gluconolactonase/LRE family protein — protein MRRRLPLRPLTVLAAIGALALSGCGTDPGASGDSTDRAALPAAGRTIRAHEVMRLTQVHDETGMTLLEGPTFGEDGDLFVVDVTAPAGKPKVIGVDVRKKTSRTVYTDDRGTYTSAQFSPYDGRLYLTDYSHGEILSLAPDGGDPRTFFSGEVEGARMNPDDIAFDQDGDLYVSDSRGLSEDEAHGRVVRIDRAGEKATVLVRDLASTNGISFDAGYRGLWFSELTQNRISYLRLDGEGKGASRHTAIRVDGGIAQTDSIAVDADGNLYQALHGRPAMLVYDKHGERLATVEIPARAAAAGLESATNVAITPGGTTAYMTVSGPAGGYLYAFDALAEGIRQSNGG, from the coding sequence ATGCGACGACGACTCCCGCTCCGCCCCCTCACCGTGCTCGCAGCGATCGGCGCACTGGCCCTGAGCGGATGCGGTACGGACCCAGGCGCCTCGGGTGACTCCACCGACCGGGCGGCCCTCCCCGCCGCGGGCAGGACCATCCGCGCCCACGAGGTCATGCGGCTGACCCAGGTGCACGACGAGACCGGCATGACCCTGCTGGAAGGCCCCACCTTCGGCGAGGACGGCGACCTGTTCGTCGTCGACGTCACCGCACCCGCCGGCAAGCCCAAAGTGATAGGCGTCGATGTCCGGAAGAAGACGTCCCGGACGGTCTACACCGACGACCGGGGGACCTACACCTCGGCACAGTTCAGTCCGTACGACGGACGGCTCTACCTGACCGACTACTCCCACGGCGAGATCCTGAGCCTGGCCCCGGACGGCGGCGATCCGCGGACCTTCTTCTCCGGGGAGGTCGAGGGAGCGCGGATGAACCCCGACGACATCGCCTTCGACCAGGACGGTGACCTCTACGTCAGCGACTCACGCGGTCTGTCCGAGGACGAGGCGCACGGGCGGGTGGTGCGGATCGACCGCGCCGGCGAGAAGGCCACCGTCCTGGTCAGGGACCTGGCCTCGACCAACGGTATCTCCTTCGACGCGGGCTACCGCGGGCTGTGGTTCAGCGAGCTCACGCAGAACCGGATCTCCTACCTCCGCCTCGACGGAGAGGGAAAGGGGGCTTCCCGGCACACCGCGATCCGTGTCGACGGCGGCATCGCCCAGACCGACTCGATCGCCGTGGACGCGGACGGCAACCTCTACCAGGCCCTGCACGGCCGACCCGCGATGCTCGTGTACGACAAGCACGGTGAACGCCTGGCAACGGTCGAGATTCCCGCCCGCGCCGCGGCCGCGGGACTCGAGTCGGCGACGAACGTGGCGATCACGCCCGGCGGAACCACGGCGTACATGACCGTCAGCGGGCCCGCCGGCGGGTACCTCTACGCCTTTGACGCCTTGGCTGAGGGCATCCGGCAGTCCAACGGCGGCTGA
- a CDS encoding TetR/AcrR family transcriptional regulator, whose product MTQHFMPGERRPASGGPKAAARNRAALVAAAREIYAASGLDAPLSAIARRAGVGQGVLYRHFPDRAALATAVLEENVGQIEQAAAVEKASLADVLGVMTWHLTESAAFIGLLHVYRAGARSDIRAHVLTLSERVERSLRGHLPVGHRLGAVDDLMLAVAMVSGAVSGPTREERERRALAAWRLLGIEVGPVRPFEG is encoded by the coding sequence GTGACGCAGCACTTCATGCCGGGGGAGCGGCGGCCCGCGAGCGGCGGGCCGAAGGCCGCAGCGCGCAACCGGGCCGCTCTGGTCGCCGCCGCCCGTGAGATCTACGCGGCGTCCGGCCTGGACGCCCCGCTTTCCGCGATCGCGCGTCGGGCCGGGGTCGGGCAGGGCGTTCTGTACCGGCATTTTCCTGACCGGGCCGCCTTGGCGACTGCGGTACTGGAAGAGAACGTGGGGCAGATCGAGCAGGCCGCCGCAGTCGAGAAGGCTTCCCTGGCCGACGTTCTCGGTGTGATGACGTGGCATCTCACGGAGTCCGCGGCTTTCATCGGTCTCCTGCACGTCTACAGGGCAGGCGCTCGCTCCGACATCCGGGCACACGTCCTGACATTGTCCGAGCGGGTCGAGCGAAGCCTGCGGGGACATCTTCCGGTCGGTCATCGGCTGGGTGCGGTGGACGATCTCATGCTTGCGGTCGCCATGGTCTCCGGCGCTGTCTCCGGCCCCACCCGCGAGGAGCGGGAACGCCGAGCGTTGGCGGCTTGGCGGCTGCTCGGTATCGAGGTGGGACCGGTTCGGCCCTTCGAGGGGTGA